From Rudanella lutea DSM 19387, a single genomic window includes:
- a CDS encoding UbiA family prenyltransferase, which produces MTLREIWLHLRVPFSFFLLPVFWFALSQSVNPDLGRSVLVAFILHLLLYPASNAYNSFFDKDEESIGILENPPPVDQTLHRVAWGLDVLALLLGTLVGWSFVCYLLIYGLISKAYSHDRIRLKKYPVWSWLIVSLFQGGFTYLMTLQAINDVPLEHLLTRQPLLAACLCTLNVMAMYPLTQVYQHAEDARRGDLTLSRLLGVEGTFVCALLVFACSLAGFYVYFGGRSPFYILLACILPAMIFFVAWYGRVRHDRARADFRSAMRMTVLSGIGLNVFFLTLLFLES; this is translated from the coding sequence ATGACCCTTCGCGAAATTTGGCTTCATCTGCGGGTTCCTTTTTCGTTTTTTCTACTGCCCGTTTTCTGGTTCGCACTTAGCCAGTCGGTCAACCCCGATTTGGGCCGGTCGGTATTGGTGGCCTTTATTCTGCACCTTCTGTTGTATCCAGCCAGTAACGCCTACAATAGCTTTTTCGATAAAGACGAGGAAAGTATAGGGATTCTGGAAAACCCGCCCCCCGTAGACCAAACCCTGCACCGGGTAGCCTGGGGGCTCGATGTCCTGGCTTTGCTGCTGGGCACGCTGGTGGGCTGGTCTTTCGTGTGCTATTTGCTCATTTATGGGCTCATTTCCAAAGCGTACAGCCACGATCGGATTCGGCTCAAAAAATACCCGGTCTGGAGCTGGCTCATCGTAAGTCTTTTTCAGGGGGGATTCACCTACCTGATGACTTTGCAGGCCATAAACGATGTACCGCTCGAACACCTTCTTACGCGCCAACCCTTGCTGGCGGCCTGTTTGTGTACCCTCAACGTGATGGCTATGTACCCTCTTACGCAGGTGTACCAACATGCCGAAGACGCCCGCCGGGGCGACCTCACCCTGAGCCGCCTGCTGGGTGTTGAGGGGACGTTTGTTTGTGCCTTACTGGTATTTGCCTGCTCACTGGCTGGTTTTTACGTGTATTTTGGGGGGCGTTCGCCGTTTTACATTTTGCTGGCCTGTATTCTGCCCGCCATGATCTTTTTTGTAGCCTGGTATGGACGGGTTCGGCACGACCGTGCCCGGGCTGATTTCCGATCGGCTATGCGGATGACGGTCTTGTCGGGGATCGGCCTCAACGTTTTTTTTCTGACGCTACTGTTTTTAGAGTCCTGA
- a CDS encoding SusC/RagA family TonB-linked outer membrane protein, which produces MQSITFLRVVRLTFCVSMWLLSVASLAQTKISGTIKAEDGTPIAGANVVVKGTTIGTVSDASGSYSIIPKQSKATLVFSSLGYQFKEVPVGNSTTIDVTLSEDVSNLEEVVVTGLATSIKRSNLANAVSTISARELVGTTQIQTVDNAFYGKLPGVNINTNGGAPGGGVSIQLRGISSLVGASQPLYIIDGVYANNAVNRTGRGSVTGASGVETQDDAANRISDLNPNDIENVEVLKGPSAAAIYGTRANAGVIIITTKRGSAGKTKVSFAQDYGFATAQRLLGVDNWTEAKINTFFSAARRPAELERFRAANGQTWDYEKYFYGNTAPLSNTRLSISGGTDKTKFFISGAFADEKGIIRRTGFKRYSLRANIDHKLTKDITLSVGSNYINTNTDRGFTGNQNNSGASIGYNIVYVPNYFNLFPDASGRYPDNPYFNENPIAVTDRGINNSNVNRFIQSFNLTANLYKSERALLKLIGQGGFDYTQNTTLVYLPEDLQFQRGQGNPGDVLWGKTENVNTNLQAALVLNWNVGKVNLTSQVGAVRLNFRDDRLLNRSRGLAGGQTNLRQGTVQEIFEQRFQSITDVGAFVQQEANWDDKVIATAGIRFDKSTLIGDANRFWAFPKASLAVNLANFEFIRSSSLANTFSQIKPRIAYGETAGVPGFGTTFTPLNSANIGGLLGSVVTTAAGNANIEPERAGELEFGLDLGLFSNRIQLEATYYDKQTRSNIQNLQLSPAVGISTIPTNLAQLQNRGIELSLAAAPVQKENLRWNTRLMWWRNNLLLTRLGIPPYNAGAFGVTLGTFLYQEGFAPTTIVGTRPARDGNDTPAAQGVRTGAYILGNNQPKFQMSWLNEFTLFKNFDVNMLWHWKQGGDNINLTQFLMDSGGTTPDWAQDDDGDGIPNGRDRGIAPNNGADRWVQDASYVRLREVAMYYTVPTKTLGNLFNNKVSRVRVGFSSQNPLTFTKYFGYDPETSTFGLQAVASGVDIAPYPTQRRFFGHLVVEF; this is translated from the coding sequence ATGCAAAGTATTACCTTTTTGAGGGTAGTAAGGCTGACGTTTTGTGTGAGTATGTGGCTACTCAGTGTGGCATCGCTCGCCCAAACAAAAATCAGCGGCACGATTAAAGCCGAAGACGGCACACCCATTGCCGGTGCCAACGTGGTTGTAAAAGGAACCACCATTGGAACCGTCAGCGACGCCAGCGGCTCCTACTCCATCATCCCCAAACAATCGAAAGCAACACTGGTATTTTCATCATTAGGCTACCAGTTTAAAGAGGTGCCTGTTGGTAATAGCACCACCATCGACGTTACCCTGTCCGAAGATGTCTCGAACCTGGAAGAAGTTGTTGTGACGGGCCTGGCAACGAGCATCAAGCGGTCAAATCTGGCAAACGCCGTTAGTACTATTTCGGCACGGGAACTCGTCGGAACTACGCAGATTCAGACCGTCGACAACGCGTTTTACGGCAAACTTCCGGGCGTGAACATCAACACCAACGGTGGAGCACCCGGCGGTGGGGTTTCTATTCAACTACGGGGTATCTCGTCGCTGGTGGGTGCTTCACAGCCACTGTACATCATCGACGGGGTATATGCCAACAATGCCGTAAACCGGACCGGGCGCGGCTCGGTGACGGGTGCATCGGGGGTAGAAACGCAGGATGATGCCGCCAACCGGATTTCTGACCTTAACCCCAACGACATTGAAAACGTAGAGGTGCTCAAAGGTCCCTCGGCCGCGGCTATCTACGGAACCCGGGCCAACGCCGGTGTCATTATCATTACCACCAAGCGGGGCAGTGCCGGCAAAACAAAGGTCTCGTTTGCACAGGACTACGGCTTTGCCACCGCTCAGCGATTGCTGGGCGTTGACAACTGGACGGAGGCTAAAATCAATACCTTTTTCTCGGCTGCCCGGCGCCCTGCTGAACTGGAGCGGTTCCGGGCCGCCAACGGGCAAACCTGGGACTACGAAAAATACTTCTACGGCAACACGGCCCCACTATCGAACACCCGACTGAGTATTTCGGGAGGGACCGACAAAACGAAGTTCTTTATCTCAGGTGCCTTCGCCGACGAGAAGGGTATTATCCGCCGGACGGGCTTCAAGCGGTACTCACTGCGGGCTAATATTGACCACAAGCTAACCAAAGACATTACGCTCTCGGTTGGCTCCAACTACATCAACACCAACACTGACCGGGGTTTCACGGGTAACCAGAACAACTCGGGCGCCAGCATTGGCTACAACATTGTCTATGTCCCTAATTATTTCAACCTCTTCCCCGACGCCAGTGGACGGTACCCCGACAACCCGTACTTCAACGAAAACCCGATTGCCGTTACCGACCGGGGTATCAACAACAGCAACGTTAACCGCTTTATTCAATCATTTAACCTCACGGCCAACCTGTACAAGTCGGAGCGGGCTTTGCTGAAACTGATCGGGCAGGGTGGTTTCGACTATACCCAGAACACCACGCTGGTGTACTTGCCGGAAGACCTGCAGTTTCAGCGCGGTCAGGGTAATCCCGGCGATGTGCTCTGGGGTAAAACCGAAAACGTAAACACCAACCTGCAGGCGGCTTTGGTTTTGAACTGGAACGTAGGCAAAGTTAACCTGACCAGTCAGGTGGGTGCCGTGCGGTTAAATTTCCGCGACGACCGCCTGCTCAACCGGTCGCGGGGGTTGGCCGGTGGCCAAACGAACTTGCGGCAGGGAACGGTTCAGGAGATTTTTGAGCAGCGGTTCCAGTCGATCACCGACGTAGGGGCCTTTGTTCAGCAGGAAGCGAACTGGGACGACAAGGTAATCGCTACAGCCGGTATTCGCTTCGACAAATCAACCCTGATTGGTGATGCCAACCGGTTCTGGGCCTTCCCAAAAGCCTCGTTGGCCGTAAACCTGGCTAATTTTGAGTTTATTCGCTCGTCGAGCCTCGCCAACACCTTCTCGCAGATCAAACCGCGCATTGCTTACGGTGAAACGGCGGGGGTGCCCGGCTTCGGCACAACATTTACCCCGCTCAACTCAGCTAACATCGGTGGGTTGCTGGGCTCGGTGGTGACAACGGCCGCTGGTAACGCCAACATCGAACCCGAGCGGGCGGGCGAACTGGAATTTGGTCTGGACCTGGGCTTGTTCAGCAACCGGATTCAGCTGGAAGCTACCTACTACGACAAGCAGACCCGCAGCAACATTCAGAACCTGCAACTGTCGCCTGCTGTAGGCATCAGCACCATCCCGACCAATCTGGCCCAACTCCAGAACCGGGGCATTGAGCTCTCGCTGGCGGCCGCCCCCGTGCAAAAAGAAAATCTGCGCTGGAACACCCGCCTGATGTGGTGGCGTAACAACCTCCTGCTCACGCGCCTGGGTATTCCGCCCTACAATGCTGGCGCGTTTGGCGTAACACTGGGTACGTTCCTCTATCAGGAAGGATTTGCCCCAACCACCATTGTGGGCACGCGCCCCGCCCGCGATGGCAACGATACCCCGGCCGCACAGGGCGTACGGACAGGAGCTTATATTCTGGGCAACAACCAGCCCAAATTTCAGATGTCGTGGCTCAACGAATTCACGCTGTTTAAAAACTTCGACGTGAACATGCTCTGGCACTGGAAACAGGGTGGCGACAACATCAACCTCACACAGTTTCTGATGGATTCGGGCGGTACAACCCCCGATTGGGCTCAGGACGACGATGGCGATGGTATTCCGAACGGCCGCGACCGGGGTATTGCCCCCAACAACGGGGCCGACCGCTGGGTACAGGATGCCTCGTACGTGCGTTTGCGTGAGGTGGCCATGTACTATACCGTTCCTACCAAAACGCTCGGTAACCTGTTCAACAACAAGGTATCACGGGTGCGGGTAGGCTTCTCAAGCCAGAACCCCCTCACGTTCACCAAATACTTTGGTTACGACCCCGAAACATCAACCTTCGGATTGCAGGCCGTAGCGTCGGGCGTCGATATTGCCCCCTACCCGACCCAGCGTCGTTTCTTCGGACATTTGGTTGTTGAGTTTTAA
- a CDS encoding RagB/SusD family nutrient uptake outer membrane protein, whose protein sequence is MKKTRLYLSMLAGLMLLNSCSFFELEAPNDPNNPSLGSVSQNASRTQVQNLITGLESRHRDYVFNVTMLFGTMGRELWYLNASDPRWQTDWLGMNNRTANANMFNYLPTYTNPYFAIRQGLTVVDAVRNTNTFTDQEKNAVSGFAKTIMAYQYLIVAMGQYENGIRMNVADIQNPGPFVPLPEALTQIRQLLDEANTELANGGTGNFPLRLTSGFTANGFNTVASLRQLNRAIAARLAVYRQDWQGALEAANASFYNATGNLDAGPAHTYGAPPDQFNPLFFVLNANVTTMMVVHPSVLRDTLANDARVRAKFFRRTSPVSVTSDGTPLSGQYQDRRFPLNTSELKFFRNEELVLIVAEANAQLGNTQAALAAINRIRTAAGVGNYTGATTREALIDEILFQRRYSLWAEPWGHRWIDLRRYNRLNAQNVDVTLDRGSIFRQLARPQAEINWDEYVLTR, encoded by the coding sequence ATGAAAAAAACTCGTTTATATCTCTCCATGCTGGCCGGGCTCATGCTGCTCAACTCATGCAGTTTCTTTGAGCTGGAAGCCCCCAATGACCCCAATAACCCCTCTCTGGGGAGCGTATCCCAAAATGCATCGCGCACACAGGTACAAAACCTGATTACGGGTCTCGAATCCCGCCATCGCGACTATGTGTTTAACGTCACGATGCTCTTTGGCACGATGGGCCGCGAATTATGGTACCTGAATGCCTCTGACCCGCGCTGGCAAACCGACTGGCTCGGTATGAACAACCGTACGGCCAACGCCAACATGTTTAACTACCTGCCCACCTACACGAACCCCTATTTTGCCATTCGGCAGGGGCTTACGGTGGTCGATGCCGTTCGGAATACCAATACGTTTACCGATCAGGAAAAGAACGCGGTATCGGGTTTTGCCAAAACCATCATGGCGTACCAGTACCTGATTGTGGCCATGGGGCAGTACGAAAACGGCATCCGGATGAACGTGGCTGATATTCAGAATCCGGGGCCGTTTGTGCCGCTACCGGAAGCCCTCACGCAGATTCGGCAGCTGCTCGACGAAGCCAATACCGAACTCGCCAACGGAGGCACGGGCAATTTCCCGTTACGCCTGACGAGCGGCTTCACCGCTAATGGTTTCAACACGGTTGCATCGTTGCGGCAACTGAACCGGGCTATTGCGGCCCGGCTGGCCGTGTACCGGCAAGACTGGCAGGGGGCGCTCGAAGCCGCCAATGCTTCGTTTTACAACGCTACGGGCAACTTAGATGCCGGCCCAGCCCACACCTATGGCGCGCCCCCCGATCAGTTCAACCCCTTGTTTTTTGTCCTGAATGCCAACGTGACTACCATGATGGTGGTGCATCCGTCGGTACTGCGCGACACACTGGCTAACGATGCCCGCGTTCGGGCGAAGTTTTTCCGCCGGACCTCGCCAGTGTCCGTTACCTCCGACGGTACTCCGCTCTCCGGGCAGTATCAGGATCGGCGTTTTCCGCTCAACACCAGCGAGCTGAAGTTTTTCCGCAATGAAGAACTGGTACTGATTGTGGCCGAGGCCAACGCCCAACTGGGCAACACGCAGGCCGCTTTGGCAGCTATCAACCGCATCCGGACGGCCGCTGGCGTGGGCAACTACACCGGGGCCACCACCCGCGAAGCTCTCATCGACGAGATTCTGTTCCAGCGCCGGTACTCGCTCTGGGCCGAACCCTGGGGCCACCGCTGGATCGACCTGCGCCGGTATAACCGCCTGAACGCGCAGAATGTCGACGTGACCCTCGACCGGGGCTCTATTTTCCGGCAACTGGCCCGGCCCCAAGCCGAAATCAACTGGGACGAATACGTACTGACCCGTTAA
- a CDS encoding type III polyketide synthase, which produces MNKNTHEYSAFITAIGTAVPQYAVPQMQIAQFMADALQFDHRDRRRLTALYRQTRIEKRHSVLPDYSRENGDYAFYPNTPGLEPFPTVGQRMLLYRQEAVPLARQAIETCLNKRADFDRQSITHLIVVSCTGLYAPGPDIELIEALGLPTTTQRLAINFMGCYGAFNGLKTADAMVRADPDAKVLVVCVELCTIHFQKKTETDHLLSNALFADGAAAVLVEGEPVSERLALRLRSFYSDLLPEGKAEMAWHVSDFGFEMTLTSEVPRYIQQGISELLSRLLQKSGLTIGDINLYAMHPGGRKILEVIEQQLGLETTDNRFAYDVLREFGNMSSATVLFVLNAVWQSLESGHTEPSTDSGGHILSCAFGPGLTLESMILDVVGQPVTTSLTSTARSSAAVPIG; this is translated from the coding sequence TTGAATAAGAACACACACGAATATAGCGCCTTTATCACGGCGATTGGCACGGCTGTGCCGCAATACGCGGTACCCCAGATGCAAATCGCCCAGTTTATGGCCGACGCGCTTCAGTTCGACCACCGCGACCGCCGACGGCTCACGGCCCTTTACCGCCAAACCCGCATCGAAAAACGGCATTCGGTTTTGCCCGACTATAGCCGCGAAAATGGCGATTACGCGTTCTACCCAAATACACCGGGGCTTGAGCCGTTTCCAACGGTTGGGCAACGTATGCTCCTGTACCGGCAGGAAGCGGTCCCGTTGGCCCGGCAGGCCATCGAAACCTGTTTGAACAAACGGGCTGACTTCGACCGGCAGTCGATTACGCACCTGATTGTGGTCAGTTGTACGGGTCTGTATGCGCCCGGCCCCGATATTGAGCTGATCGAAGCACTCGGGCTACCCACAACCACGCAGCGGCTCGCCATCAATTTTATGGGATGTTACGGGGCTTTCAATGGCCTGAAAACGGCCGACGCCATGGTACGGGCCGACCCCGACGCTAAAGTGCTGGTGGTGTGCGTGGAGCTGTGCACCATCCACTTCCAGAAAAAAACCGAAACAGATCACCTACTCTCCAACGCCCTGTTTGCCGACGGGGCTGCGGCCGTATTGGTCGAAGGCGAGCCGGTTTCCGAACGCTTGGCACTCCGATTACGGTCGTTTTACAGCGATCTGCTCCCCGAAGGCAAAGCAGAAATGGCGTGGCACGTGAGCGATTTTGGCTTTGAAATGACCTTGACCTCCGAAGTGCCCCGGTATATTCAGCAGGGCATCAGCGAGTTGCTGTCACGGTTGCTGCAAAAAAGCGGCCTCACCATTGGCGACATCAACCTGTACGCCATGCACCCCGGCGGCCGCAAGATTCTGGAGGTAATTGAGCAGCAGCTTGGGCTCGAAACGACCGACAACCGATTTGCCTACGACGTACTCCGCGAATTCGGCAACATGTCGTCGGCAACGGTGCTGTTTGTGCTCAATGCGGTATGGCAGAGCCTCGAATCCGGCCATACAGAACCTTCGACAGATTCGGGCGGGCATATTCTGAGTTGTGCCTTTGGGCCAGGCCTTACGCTGGAATCAATGATTCTGGACGTAGTGGGGCAACCCGTAACCACGTCCCTTACTTCGACAGCACGTTCCAGCGCAGCAGTCCCCATCGGCTAA
- a CDS encoding glycosyltransferase family 2 protein: MFNGKKVIVVMPAYRAALTLERTYREIPFDIVDDVILVDDFSPDNTVEEARRLGIRHVIRHDQNKGYGGNQKTCYRKAMELGADIVVMLHPDYQYTPLLLTAMISIIGNDLYPVVFASRILGKGALKGGMPMYKYIANRFLTLAQNILMNQKLSEYHTGYRAFSGEVLRSLDFTHNSDDFIFDNEMIAQIFYKGFEIAEVTCPTKYFEEASSINFKRSTIYGLGVLGVSIRYRLSRWGLLRWNVLSK; encoded by the coding sequence ATGTTTAATGGGAAGAAAGTCATTGTGGTGATGCCTGCCTACCGGGCAGCCCTTACCTTGGAGCGTACGTACCGCGAAATTCCGTTCGATATTGTCGATGATGTTATCCTGGTGGATGACTTCAGCCCCGACAATACCGTTGAGGAAGCCCGGCGCCTGGGTATCCGGCATGTGATTCGGCACGATCAGAATAAAGGCTATGGCGGGAATCAGAAAACCTGCTACCGGAAAGCTATGGAGTTGGGTGCTGATATTGTGGTGATGCTTCACCCTGATTATCAGTACACCCCCTTGCTGCTGACGGCCATGATCTCGATCATCGGCAACGACCTCTATCCCGTTGTGTTTGCTTCCCGGATTCTGGGAAAAGGCGCGCTCAAAGGTGGCATGCCTATGTACAAGTACATTGCCAACCGATTCCTGACCCTGGCGCAGAATATTCTGATGAATCAGAAACTGTCGGAATACCACACGGGCTACCGGGCGTTCTCCGGCGAGGTGCTACGTTCACTCGATTTCACCCACAACTCCGACGATTTCATCTTCGACAACGAGATGATCGCCCAGATTTTCTACAAGGGCTTCGAAATTGCCGAAGTCACTTGCCCCACCAAGTACTTTGAAGAAGCCTCGTCGATCAACTTTAAGCGCAGTACCATTTACGGTCTCGGCGTGTTGGGGGTATCAATCCGCTACCGGCTTAGCCGATGGGGACTGCTGCGCTGGAACGTGCTGTCGAAGTAA
- a CDS encoding TerC/Alx family metal homeostasis membrane protein, with translation MLTSETTFFLGFAAFVMVVMALDLGVFTKQKSHVVHFKEAAIWSAVWVSLSIAFYFFIKNYGYLVHGINDFARLQQVRDLYADHVELVPGNFEQSLQLFQNNMALEYITGYLVEYSLSADNIFVFILIFASFGVRERYYKKILVWGILGAIVLRFVFIFVGSALLQRFEWIMLVFGAFLVYTGVRLFFEKEGEEQIDTKNHPVVKFVSKYFNVYRRNVIDHFFVRRKTDNKLFVTPLFIVVVVVAFTDLVFAVDSIPAIFSITKDPYIVFFSNVFAIMGLRSMFFFLSSIMSQFRFLKVGLAVLLTFIGVKMLTDHYLEELGFKPVYSLYIIVSILAVSVLASWLIPEKKAEKEQGIEV, from the coding sequence ATGCTAACTAGTGAGACAACTTTTTTCTTAGGCTTCGCGGCTTTCGTGATGGTCGTAATGGCCCTTGATTTAGGGGTATTTACGAAACAGAAGAGCCACGTGGTACACTTCAAGGAGGCCGCCATCTGGAGCGCCGTTTGGGTATCGCTGTCGATTGCCTTCTACTTTTTTATCAAGAACTACGGCTATCTCGTACACGGGATCAACGACTTTGCCCGGCTCCAGCAAGTGCGCGACCTCTACGCCGACCATGTAGAGCTGGTACCGGGTAACTTTGAACAGAGCCTACAGCTCTTTCAGAACAACATGGCCCTGGAGTACATTACAGGCTATTTGGTAGAATACTCATTATCAGCCGATAACATCTTCGTCTTTATCCTCATTTTCGCGTCGTTTGGCGTGCGGGAGCGGTACTACAAAAAGATTCTGGTATGGGGAATTCTGGGGGCTATCGTACTCCGGTTCGTGTTTATTTTCGTGGGTTCGGCCCTGCTTCAGCGCTTCGAGTGGATCATGCTCGTTTTCGGGGCGTTTCTGGTGTACACCGGGGTTCGGCTGTTTTTTGAGAAAGAAGGCGAAGAGCAGATCGACACCAAAAACCACCCCGTGGTCAAGTTTGTGTCGAAATACTTCAACGTGTACCGGCGCAACGTAATCGACCACTTTTTTGTCCGGCGCAAAACCGACAACAAGCTGTTTGTGACCCCCTTGTTTATTGTGGTGGTGGTAGTCGCCTTTACCGACCTTGTTTTCGCGGTCGACTCTATTCCGGCCATTTTCTCGATCACCAAAGATCCCTACATCGTATTCTTCTCCAACGTATTCGCGATCATGGGCCTGCGGTCGATGTTCTTCTTCCTGTCGAGCATTATGAGCCAATTCCGGTTCCTGAAGGTTGGTTTGGCGGTGCTGCTCACGTTCATCGGCGTGAAAATGCTCACCGACCATTATCTCGAAGAACTCGGCTTCAAACCCGTTTACTCGCTCTACATTATCGTCTCAATTCTGGCCGTGAGCGTACTGGCCTCGTGGCTTATTCCGGAGAAAAAAGCGGAGAAAGAGCAGGGTATCGAGGTGTAA